CATCGATTGAATCTTTGCCGATGAGAGCGGATCGCCATTTGCATAATGCTCTAGCCATTTTTGACAGATCACATTAGGCTGATCGGGTAAATTGGCCAAGTCCCAGCCAGGGATTTCTAATTCCTGCATTAGGTTATTAACCTTGGGATCATAACTAATCCCCCAGCAACGCGATCCCTCTGCGGCGGCCATGATCAGGCCATGTAAGCGCATGGCGATCGTCATTTCCACCCCCTTAAATATGCCCTTGAGCGATCGTGGATCTTCTTGCACCATAATTGTGGCATTGGCTGGTGATAGATCGTAAATTTGTTGGGCGATCTGCATGTCTTGCGCTGGCTGAAACGGCAAGATCAGCAAGTGGGCACCGGTTGCTTTTTGGAGGTTACACAAGGCAATGCCCAGATTTTGTAATCGCTTGCTGGTTAACAGGGGATGATCGCGTAATACTACCGCTACACGCGGCGCAGGCAACGAGGATAGGTTGAGGACAAGTTGCGATCGCAAAGCCCAAACCGGATCGGGTGCTAATAAACAAGGGATTTGCCAATCGGCGAGGAGATGAGCGGAATTACTATCGCGCACACTCACCAAATCACAGGCTTGATAGGCTCGTTTGGCGATCTTCTGGCTGAATTTTTGGTGGAGCGGGCCAACCCCCTGAGCCCAGGCCACTGTAACCAGGTTCATTTGCTTGGCTAAACCCATCAAACCAGCATAATAGATGGGGTTCCGCCAACTAGTGGCATCCTGGATCAAGCTGCCGCCCCCCCAGATAAAAATATCTGCCTGTTTGATTACGTCGATCAAATTCCAAACATTTTTGCGATCGCAGGCTTGAACCTGGTGTAGTTCTTCGGTCATGGCAGGATCGCCAGAAAGCACGATCGGCACAATGTCCTTAGGTAAAAGCTGGAGCAAGGTTGCTAACAATGCCTCGTCGCCACCATTGCCCATGCCATAATAACCACACAAAATCGCTCGCCGCATTGATTTAGGTTCTTGGTTCCTCAGTTCCTATAATTTCTTGAATAATTCTTTAGTAATCATGTACAACCTAGCAATTAACAAACAACATTACGATCGGGTTGTAATCGGCATAAAACATCTGTAATTTTTCCTGTTGCATTGGCATAATCCATAGAACCCATATAATCCGTCAAAATCTGGTGGTGGATTAGTGGTGGATGATTAGACGCAGGAGCCATTTGCCGTGAATGTTTATTGTCGGTGTTTATAACTGGTTGAGCGCATTGCCATTATTCTCCTTGCAGTTAACTATCTCATAGTTAAAGCGATCGATTGCTTTAAACTGCTGTAATCTTGATTAACTGTTGCAATATCGAAAGTTTTAGTGATTGAAGAAACTATTCACTAGGTTGGAGACGCTAATCTAGTGGTTTGCTTTCCACAGTTCATATTGCCAACCTTTTGTTATCTTGGAATGACATTAAAGTTGTCTAAGAAATTAAGTTGATTGCTAAGTTTTTACCAGCCGAATTTTTGAGAGCGCAAGTTAGGATTACGGCGATTCAATATCTAGAACAATATCTAGATCAATATCTTGCCCAATATCCTGTTTCGCTTGGTTTCCAGCAACATGACCGGGCAAAAATTGTGACGCATTGGCAAACCCAAGAAATTCTGATCAAGCCCTGCTACCCCAACTACCAGGCTCATTACTCTTGCCCAGTGGCTTTTCAGCTTGCCCATGATCTAAATCAATATTTAAATCGCTTCAACTCGCCAGCCATTGATCAATTGCCCTCAACAAAAGAGCAAAGCTCAAATCAATCCCAGCCAAACCGATCGCCCCATCTTGAAATAGCGCCGCTGAACCCAGAGCAGATCGCCCAGGCTCTCAGCGATCGATTACAGCATTTAAATCATCGATTAACAATTTCAACAATTTCAGCCCCAGAAATTGAGTTACTCGCCACATCTTCACAGTTTTACGCAGTAGCAGCGATCGGTGGGCATTTAAACTTCAGGCTGAGCGATCGCTACCTGGCCGATTGTCTGAGTGCCTATTTAAGCTATTTCAAAAATTTAAATGTAAATTGCGATGATGCTCCTAGCGATCAGATCGATCAACGAAACAAGCAAAACGATCTAAATGCCCCAGTTAATCGCTCTATTCATTCAATCGATCGCGCCAGATCTCTGAATAAGCCAAACTCAGCTTATCCAAGCCAACAGAGCAAATTCCCTGGCTATACCTATGTGCAATATGCCTATGCTACATGTGAGGCCATGTTGCAGCTTGCCCAACAGGAGGGTTTAGCAAATGCCAGTGCGGCTGATTTTAATTGGTCATTCCTTTCACATCCTGAAAAATCCAATCAATTCAATCAATTCGATCGCGCCCTCCAATCCCCAGCCTCCCCTTCTAGATTGATATTCCAAACAGAGCCAGAATTGCAGTTGATCGTAGAAATTTTAAAAATTGGCGATTACTTTCTCTCCTCAAATATTCCTGATGGCCAACCCCCACCAAATGTCCGCCAATGGCAAAAAGCAGCTTATGGATTAGCTTTAAGTTGCCTGATTTTTTATGAGCATTGCCCTATGTTTGGGGTAAGCCCAGCGATCGCCATTGCCAGGGTGGGGCTATTTGCTCTAACCCAACAGCTAATTAAGCTTCTGGTGGGGAATTTGATTGATTTGCCAACCCAGCTATAAAGAAAAATAAAACAGTTATAAATCTTCACCATTGCCGCTCTTATTTCTGCAATTACCAATAGAGCGGTAGAAGCTATGCATAACAAGCCTTTCGATTAAGTCTAACTATGCCGATCGAACTATGCCAAACCAAAGAGCCCCGATCGCTCAGATCACCTCCAAAAGGGTGATTGATTATCTAGCCCGCAATCGCTATATTGGTTGCACTCCTCTATGGCGTACGTGACTACCAATAATGTTTGTTGATCGATAATTTTTTGATTAGGGAGCGTTCTCGTCTTAGCGACGGTATACCAGACCAGTATCTGGAAACCTCAATCGACTAAGTGTTCTGTTCCCACCTGGTTTCCAGGATCAAAAACTGCGGTGAGACGGCGTTGTGGAGGAGCCTTTAACTAAAGTTTTTTGCAGGACTAGGCTTTTTAAGACTAATTTTTGCCCCTTTCGCAATTAATCGCAATTAATGATTAGTTTCGCTGATCGAGAGACGATAATCAGTGGCAGAGCCATCGATCGAGGCGATCCAAATTTGATATTCGCCTAGCGCCCAGGCTCCAGAAATTTCCGGCGATCGACCGGTTTGGCAAAACACTCCATCTGGCCCTTTTACCAGCAACGAAATATTCTTAGATATCCCTTCCGCTTTGATACTAAGTTGCCCAAACGGATTTATCAATTGCAATACATGATTAGGCTTGGATTGAGTTAAGCCCTGGCAATCGCCCACAGCATTACTACCAGCGATCGCCTGCAATTGCATCGCTCCACTTGCCTTACCAGCATAGGTGATTGGATCAGGGCTGAACCGAGGCGCGATCGGGCTAAACATATTCTGGCTGGAGGCAATCCCTGGCCAACCAGAAAAGGCAGTTAAAACCGCTACCGCGATCGCTGCTTGAGTTATTTTTTTTAGCCCCAACTTAGCCCTCATCCCAATGCTGCGCTTAGCTTGGTTGGCAACGATCGGAGCTAGCGCGGTTTGGTTCATTGTTTGCAAAAATTTCTGGTCGATCATTTTTGAGCTATTTCACTAATCGAAAGCGTATAGTTGACCGATTGGTTAGCATTACCAGTGCCAACCCAGATTTGATAATTACCCTGGCTTAATCGCCTGGTGATCTGGGGATTGCGGCCACGATATTCATCATCGGCACAAATTACTAATCCATTATCGCCCTTCACCAGCAAAGTCAAATCCGCATTGATATTTGGGGTATGTACCAGCATATCAACCAGAGGGAAATCTTCGGTCAACTGGACTACGTGATTGGGGTTTTGATTACTAAAACCACGGCATCTGCCCTGCATCCCAGCCAGACTGGGAATACTCTTGCCCCCGCCAGCGCTGCCAGCCAGTTCGATCGGGTCGGGTCTAAAATTTCGCGCCAGAGATAATGATTTGGTTTGCGCCGTGACACTTCCTGCCAGAACCGCGATCGATCCGCTAGCCACAACCAAAGCACCAATCAAACTTAAGCCTTTGCGTAAAGTTTTATCCATTTTCTCAATCCTCCCCGCCATAGTTACGTTGCCCAACTAAACAATCTAAATCACATTTAAATATCGCATTAAATAACGATACATCTGGAACCAGAATCCCCTAGATTGCAATCCTAAACTCTTAGCCGCTGTGCTGGCTGGATTTGTAAGAATTGTCAACAATCAGGATTAAGCATTTATTTGTCCACAACTCAATGACGTAGCTCTTGGGATTAATGTTCCTTATAAGTATTAATTCTCATGGGGATTTAGCGATTGTAAAGCTATGTAAACATTTTAGCGTCATAACCGCACAACGTCTTGACAGGATTTTTGAATGACGGTTATATTATGCCCATACCCGGGTAAACCAAATTAGCAAAAAGTATATGCACGACAAGCAAAAGGTAACCCTTTACCTATCAGCGGACTTACACCGCCAACTAAAGATTCGCTCGGCGATCGATCAGGAATCTATGTCGGAGTTGGCAGCAAAGGCAATTTCTTTTTATCTCTCCCATGCTGAGGTGGTAGAAAGAGCCGGAGTCGGATATACGCACCAGGTTCATAACTGTCCTGCTTGCGAACAGACTCTTGTTATTAAAGAGGGTGAATTGTTGGCAGTCGGTGGCGATCGGAGCGATCGCAATGGCTCAGTCCAGACCCCTGCGCTGACCGGCCATGATGAAGAGTTAGTCACAGTTAGATAGATCGCCTAAGGGTATTGATCCAGGATACTGGCATCTAAATATCCAATATATCCAGATATGCCAGTAAGCTAGCCAAATTCTAATAGCATTGCCCCGGTCTGAAGTCATAGGTTAAGTAGTTACAAATCTAATAGATTATCAACTTTAATCTACTGCATCAGCAGATTTATCCAAGATTAATCAAGGATCAGCAGCTAATATTAAGAGCTCCAAGCCTAATTTTGATTTAGAACGATTTAGATCATTTTAGATCAGAACGATTAAGTGCTAGAGCAGGTTCTAAGCTCCTTGGTTTACGATTCGGTTTATCCCTCCTCACCACAAGCTTTGATTAAGCTTTAAGAAATTAAGCTAATAGGCCATGCGAGAAGAACTTAGTATCCTTATCCAAGCTCAGTATCCCTTGATCTATCTCAACACCTCGGAAGAGGAAAGAGCAGAACAAGCGATCGCTGCCATTGCCCAAATCAAGCCAGCTAGAGCATTATTCACCTGGACTGTAACCCGTGGCATGGTTGAGTATGGGCAGGTTAATGCTACTCAACACAACACAATCTCACCACAGGCCGCGATCGAATGGGCAATTCGCCACAAAGATCCAGCTATATTTGTATTCAAAGATATCCATCCCTTTGTAGAAAATCCTGAAGTTTGTCGTTGGCTCCGTGATGCTGTAGCCAGTTTTAAAGGCACGCTTAAAAGCATTATTATGATGTCATCGGTGCAATCGGTGCCGATCGAACTAGAAAAGGAAGTAGTAGTCCTCGACTTCCCCCTACCCGACATCCAGGAAATAGAAGCGGTGTTAGCGGAGCAACTAGGACAATCGCGCTATCACAAAATGCAGCCTGATACTAAGGAAAAATTGGTGAGGGCGGCTCAGGGATTAACCCGCGATGAAGCCGAGAAAGTCTACCGTAAAGCCCAGGTAACCACAGGCAAGCTCACTGAGAACGAAGTGCAGATTGTGCTGACCGAAAAGCAGCAACTGGTTAGACGCAATGGCATTCTTGAATATTTAGACTGCGAAGAGGGCATGGGTTCGGTTGGTGGCCTGGAAGAATTAAAACATTGGTTAACGGAGCGCACTACGGCGTTTAGTTCCAAGGCTAGGGAATATGGCCTTCCCCAACCAAAGGGGATGCTAATCATTGGTGTACCCGGCTGTGGTAAGTCGTTGATTGCCAAAACTACTTCTAAGCTCTGGTCTTTGCCCCTGGTACGATTGGATATGGGTCGGGTATATGACGGTAGCACCGTGGGCCGATCGGAAGCGAATCTCCGTAATGCTCTCAAGGTGGCCGAATCGATCGCCCCGGTCATTCTCTTCATTGATGAACTAGATAAAGCTTTTGCCGGTGGTGCTGGCTCTGCCGACTCTGATGGTGGTACTTCTTCACGGATTTTTGGTTCTTTCCTGACCTGGATGCAAGAAAAAACTTCACCAGTATTTGTAATGGCCACTGCCAATCGGGTCGATCGCCTACCCAGTGAATTCTTGCGCAAGGGTCGCTTTGATGAATTATTCTTTATTGATCTGCCGAACCAGGATGAGCGTCGCGCTATCTTCCAAATTCACCTCAACAAGCGCCGTTCTGACCTGAGCAGATTTGACATTGACCAACTGGCGAAGGAAATTACCGAAGGATTTTCTGGCGCTGAGATCGAGCAAGCCTTGATCGCCGCCATGTACACAGCTTTTTCGCAGGGCAGGGAATTTACCCAACTTGATATCATCTCAGCAATCAAGTCAACCACCCCACTATCGCGCACCATGACCGAACAGGTCGCTGCACTCCGCGATTGGGCCAGGTTGAGGGCTCGCCCTGCGGCAACTACAGACGCTGAATACCAGCGAATGGAGTTCTAAACAAGCTTTCCCGGTTGGCTGAGCCGGGTAAGGCTAGCACCACCAATGCTAGCAACTGATACAGCCACACCCACACAACTACTAACTTTGCTTAGTAATTAGCGGGTATCTCTCTCGGTTAACACTTTTTTCAGGAGTAGTATCATTATGTCTCACTTTAGCACCCTTCGCACCAAAATCACCGATGCGGAAATCCTAAAGTCTTCTTTGCGCGATCTTGGCATTAGCGTCAATGCCAATGCCGATGTGCGTGGTTACAATGGCCAGCGTGTGCGGGCTGAAATCGTAGCTACCCTCGAAGGTGACTATGATCTAGGTTGGTCTCGCAATGGCGATGGCTCTTTTGATCTGATCGCTGACCTCTGGGGTGTTGCCAAGAAGCATAACCAAACTGAGTTGATCAACTCGATCAATCAAAAGTATGCGGTTACCAAGACCCTCAGCGAAGTCAAGCGTCCTGGCCTGAGCAATGCCAATGTAAGATTGGTTGTACAGTAGCCGAGCGCACAAATCGTACAAATTCTTCTTAAACTACCTAGGTTTCAAGTTCCTTGGGCTAGCCAAATGCTAGCCTTTTTGTTTGGCGTTACCTATTAGAAATCAAAGTAAATAAACGGTAGATTGCTCTGCGGTCCAAACATTGCCACCAGATACAAACTAATTGGCACTAAAAATAACTTAGCCTGCCAGGTAAGTTGCCACTTGGCGCGATCGCACCTGTAGGCAAAAATCATCGCCATCACGATCGCCAGACACAGCAAACCAATCTGGGCTGGCGTAACCTGCAAGGTTTCCACATAGATCTTCAGGCCAAACTGTGGATCGGCAGCCTGCCCCCACAATCGATTTAGCATCACCTGCATATCTGCCCACTTTGGCAATCGAAATGGAATCCAGCTCACCAATACTGCTAGTTGAGTGATCAAAATGCCTAGGATTTTGCCCCATTGCGATCGCCAGAACTCCACAAAGCCATTGAACCTGGTGCCCACCACCATAAACAAACGATGGGCGATCAAATAGAGGCCATGCAATCCACCCCAGAGAATGAAGCCCCACTGTGCTCCGTGCCAGATCCCGGCCACCAGCATCACGATCAACAAATTCAGGCAGGTAATAATCAAGCCACGCCGCGATCCCCCTAGGGGAATATAGACAAAATCGCGCAACCAATGACCCAGTGTAATATTCCAGCGTCGCCAGAACTCACTGATGCTGGCTGCCAGATAGGGAAAGTCAAAGTTTTGTGGTAATTCAATCCCTAATAGCAGGGCACTTCCCCTGGCGATGTCGATGTAGCCGCTAAAGTCAAAATAAATCTGTAAACCAAAGCCAACCAGTGCTAGCCATAGATCAACACTACCCGCTCGTTCAATGTTGGCCAGGGAAATATCCACAAATCGACCTAGATTATCAGCTACCAGACCTTTTTTAATCGCCCCAGCCGCAATCAACCACAGCCCCTCGGAAATGTCAGCAAGTTTGGGGTGAGTTGGTGAAACCAGTTGTTTAGCAAAGTCCTGATAACGTACGATCGGCCCGGAGAGAAGTTTTGGAAAGAAGGACTTATAGGTGAAAAAGCCCCAGAAATCCTGAGTGGGGGCAGTGCCGCGATAGACATCGATCAAAAAGGCGATCATCTCGAAGGAGAAAAAGCTAATTGCGATCGGCGCGATCACATTCTGGTCTGCCCAATTAGCTAACTCAATTCCTCCCTGCCAACTGGCCAGAATGCCAATGTTGCCCATCAAAAAGGAAATATATTTAAACCCCAGCAGCAATAACACATTAAAGCCAATCCCCAAGCTTAATAGGGCAATGCGATAGTTACGCTGGCGCGATCGCTTGATTGCAAAACCCAAGCCAAAGTTAACTAACGTACTAGCAATCAACAGCGCTACTGCTTGGCGCTGTAACAACATATAAAAAAGTAAACTCGCCGTTAGCAAAATGCCAAGGCGAGCCTGCAAATGAGGAGTTAACCAGTAGATCACAGCAATGCAAATTAAAAAAGCACCGTACTCGACTGATAGAAAGTCCATACCTAATTAGCCACTTCTGTTTTGAACTGCTCAGTTTCCTGTGCAGCCCCAGTAGAGGTTTTCAGCGGCAACCATTCCGGTAAGGTGGTCGAATCATTCTCAACCTGCAACTGCACACAGGCAATAGTATCCGAAAGTATTGAACTTGCCATCATTCCGGTGTGAATTTCTAGTTGCCCGGATGGCAGCGCTTCAAAAATTAGATGTTGACCAGGAAATGCAACCCGCTCAAAATACCAATCAGGCACGTTAGTAATGCGTACCACCTGAATCTTGCTGGTTGTGTTGGTGTAGCAACAAACTATTTTTTGATTGCCCGCAGGCACTGGATCAAGCAATTGTGACATAACCATTTTTTTCGCCAAGCAGACTGAACAGCCCAGGTTTATATTTCTTTGATAAGTTGTCGCTTACTATTTGAATTTATTTTTAGTTTGAGTCTAGCCAATTAATTAAAATTTATTAAATTAGCTGAATGGCAATAATTTAGATCGCCAAAAGACTAGAGCATTAATCTTGCAGGGCAGATTAGCATAAACAATTTGTAAGATTTGTAAATCCTAGTAGTGGATTGTTTAGCGATCGCCCCCGATCCTTCCATGCCGATGTTTTTGCGGAGAAAGTATTAATCACTTTTTCTCAGACTTGGTCAGACTTAACTTGGTCATACTTAGTTAATAAGCATAGACAGTAACAACGTCAAAAAATGATTAAAAACTAGTTAAATCTATTTACAGCAAAAGTTAAGTACCACAAAAGTTTTAACCTTGCTTCCGACATTGCGATCGCCAGTAAATTTAAGCTAACCATAAACTCTGATAAGACAGTAGCATCGATCTAATTGGGCTAGTTGTAAAAGCTATTACCAATGAGCCGCTTTTATGCTAAAGGGAGAAACATTTATATCTTTAGGTAAGCCCAGGATCTAGATGGTACAGGTAAAATAAGATATGTGAACTTTTTTTGCGTTACGCTTCTTTTAGTAAATTAAATATAAATCAGGCTTCAGCCCAATATATTAATCCAAAATATAATTATGTCTGCCGTCGATCGCATCCTCTATGTCCGCCTGCCATGTAACCCCATTTTCCCGATCGGGGTGGTGTATCTGGCCGATCACATCCACAAGATTGCGCCCCAGGTAGAACAGTCCATTTTTGACATGGGTACTGTGGCTCCGCTGGATTTCCATAAGGCACTAGACCAAAGTATCGATCGGTTCAAGCCAGATTTATTAGTTTTCTCCTGGCGGGATATTCAAATTTATGCGCCAGTGGGTGGGCGCGGCGGCAACCCGCTCCAGAATGCATTTGAGTTTTACTATGGCAAAAGTCCCTTAACACGGTTACGAGGGGCATTCAATGGCTTGCGGTTATTTGGAGCCTACTACAGTGAGTTATGGCGGAATTCTTTGCTAATCCGCCAGGGCGTGAAACGGGCTCAGCGCTATAGCCCCAGGGCCAGGGCGGTGATTGGTGGTGGTGCGGTTAGTGTTTTTTATGAGCAGCTTGCTGGAATGATGCCCCAGAATACGATCATTTCCGTGGGTGAGGGTGAGACGCTGTTGCAAAAGCTGGTGTTTGACCAGAGTATTGCCAATGAACGTTGCTATACGGTGGGCGTAACTACACCCCGCGATCGCCTGATCCACGAAGCCCCAGAGCCGATCGAAAAGAGCGCCTGTGATTATGACTACATCGAATCGATCTGGGATAAGTTTAACTACTATTTCCGCGACAATGATTTTTACATTGGCGTGCAAACCAAGCGCGGTTGTCCCCATAATTGCTGCTATTGCATCTACACCACGATCGAAGGTAAACAGGTGCGGATCAATCCGGCTGATGAAGTGGTGGCGGAAATGCGCCAACTTTACGATCGCGGCATTCGCAATTTCTGGTTTACTGATGCCCAGTTTATTCCGGCGAAGCGGTTTATCCCCGATGCGATCGAGCTATTGCAAAAAATCCTGGCTTCGGGCATGGATGATATTAGCTGGGCGGCCTATATTCGCGCTGATAACCTCACGCCGGAGTTGTGCGATCTGATGGTGGCGACGGGGATGAATTACTTTGAGATTGGTATCACCAGCGGCTCCCAGGAGTTAATTCGCAAGATGCGGATGGGCTATAACCTGCGATCGGTGTTGCAAAATTGCCGCGATCTCAAGGCGGCGGGGTTTAATGAACTGGTGTCGGTGAATTATTCGTTTAATGTGATCGATGAAAATTTTGATACGATCCGCCAGACGATCGCATATCACCGAGAGCTGGAAGCAATCTTTGGCCGGGATAAGGTGGAGCCTGCGATCTTCTTTATTGGTTTGCAACCGCACACGCACCTGGAGGAATATGCGATCAAAAATGAGATCCTGAAGCCGGATTATGACCCGATGAGCATGATGCCCTGGAATGCGAAAAAACTGCTCTGGAACCCGGAACCGCTGGGATCGTATTTTGGTGAGGTGTGCCTGGAGGCATGGCAGCGGGATGAAACCGATTTTGGTCGCGCGGTGATGGACATCCTGGAGGAGCGATTGGGCAGAGCCCCGCTGGAGGAGGCTTTGACTGCGCCGATTAGTTTGTCTGCACCGGAAAAGAAGATGACCGCAGCGGTTTAGGTTTATTAATTACAGTTGAATATCTAGAAGGGCTTGGGTTTTCTCAAGCTCTTTTTTTTTTGTTGATGTGTAGTCCCCTTGCGGGGTAATGGGTTTGAAAGATTTACACCACTCCAGTAACACTAAGAACTACAAAAACTAGTTTCAGTCCCCTTGCGGGGTAATGGGTTTGAAAGTAATCTATGCATCGAGATTGTGTCATACCAAGACTGGGGTTTCAGTCCCCTTGCGGGGTAATGGGTTTGAAAGAGGCATGTATTTTTTTGTTTAACCCTAGGAGGGTGATGGAAAAGAGTTTCAGTCCCCTTGCGGGGTAATGGGTTTGAAAGTTTCTCACAGGAGCCCCCCACCGATGGAGAGAATGTTCTTGTTTCAGTCCCCTTGCGGGGTAATGGGTTTGAAAGCAATCTGGCTGCGCGGGCAGGGGATGTAGAGATAAAGTTTCAGTCCCCTTGCGGGGTAATGGGTTTGAAAGTTCCATACAAGAACCTATGCTGCTTTCTGTGATGAAATGGTTTCAGTCCCCTTGCGGGGTAATGGGTTTGAAAGACGCACGACTTTATGGTTGCGATGGAGAAGGATGAAGTGTTTCAGTCCCCTTGCGGGGTAATGGGTTTGAAAGAGCCCCTATTTTGAGCCCATACCCAGAGCGGCATCTGGAGGTCAAATCTCCATAGGTCATATTTACTGAGAAAAACATGCCATTATTGCCACTAAAAACAAACTTTGGAGAGCTGAAACCCTTGCTAGGCAAGGCATCTCCAGAGGTCAACGTAACTATGCGGTTTTCAAGGATCTGGCGACCTGTGGAGATCACATAAACAACCTACTAAAAAATACCGTAAAAGTCCAGCGATCGAGCATTAACTTATGTAAAACCATTTCAATCCCAACGCCATCTAGTCCAAACCAGCGATCGCCATTAGACTAGAACCTATGGCCTTAATCAAACCCTTACCCACCCAACTAGTCCACCTGATCGCCGCCGGGGAAGTGATCGACTCCCTCGCTGCCGTCGTGCGGGAATTGGTAGAAAACGCGATCGATGCCCAGGCCACCCGCATCAGCCTAGCGATCAAAACTGAAAACCTTGCCAATTTATCAGTGCAAATCACCGACAACGGCATTGGCATCGACCTAGCCAACCTGCGACAGGCTGCCGCGCCCCACACCACCAGCAAGATCGCCAGAGCCGCAGACCTGCAAGCGATCGAGAGCTTAGGGTTCAGGGGTGAAGCATTGCACAGCTTGGCGCAACTCGCCGAATTGCAAATTTGTAGCCGCACCGAAACCGCCGACGCTGGCTGGCAGGTAACTTACGATCGCAATGGCCAGGTAATCGACGCGCCCAAAACCGTAGCGATCGCCCCCGGTACGATCGTGCAAGCGCAGCAAATTTTTAAATTCTATCCCGCTCGCCTGGAAGCCTTGCCCAGCATCTCGCAACAACTGCGACAGGTGCAGCTAATCATTCAACTGGCAGCGATCGCCCATCCCTACATCACCTGGCAGGCCAGCCTAAATCAAAAGAACTGGTTCAATATCTGGTCAGGGAAATATACCCACGATATTTTGCCGCAAATTGTGCGATCGCTCCAGCCCCAGAATCTTGTTACTGGGATTATTTCTGGTGCGGCGGTGCTTAATGAGATCGCGCCTAATAATATAGATATAAAAGGCGATCGTGATGATCTGGCGGAACAGCAGCAAATAACAGAAAATCAAAAATTCACCTATGCCAAAGCAGAGCAACATCAAAAGCAGTCTGAATTAGAGCATTTAAAAAACAAACAAACCGATCGCCTAGAGCCGGAAATTGCGATCACCCTGGGACTGCCCGATCGCGCCTCCCGCCATCGCCTCGATTGGGTTAAGGTTGCCCTCAATGGTCGCATGATCGATTGTCCAGAA
The sequence above is a segment of the Pseudanabaena sp. PCC 7367 genome. Coding sequences within it:
- the mutL gene encoding DNA mismatch repair endonuclease MutL — its product is MALIKPLPTQLVHLIAAGEVIDSLAAVVRELVENAIDAQATRISLAIKTENLANLSVQITDNGIGIDLANLRQAAAPHTTSKIARAADLQAIESLGFRGEALHSLAQLAELQICSRTETADAGWQVTYDRNGQVIDAPKTVAIAPGTIVQAQQIFKFYPARLEALPSISQQLRQVQLIIQLAAIAHPYITWQASLNQKNWFNIWSGKYTHDILPQIVRSLQPQNLVTGIISGAAVLNEIAPNNIDIKGDRDDLAEQQQITENQKFTYAKAEQHQKQSELEHLKNKQTDRLEPEIAITLGLPDRASRHRLDWVKVALNGRMIDCPEISQTIIAAFARTLPRHRYPICVVHLQLPPEQIDWNRSIAKTEVYIRQIEHYQAKISDLIGEILRQPQRFILPRPIEVNPLQDAAAGLLRENSIGYNPKSDNQTNPIAENTPLAQGVKVVAQVQNTYILVEHDRGLWLIEQHVAHERVLFEQLQQQWQVVALEQPIVLANLTRLQIERLQEIPLQVETFGDGLMAVRSLPQILLEQKDRKEILIELSHQKDLPQAMATLACRSAVRNGTKLEMRRSQEIFRQWQRTRNPHTCPHGRPICLSLDANDLARYFKRNWIVGKG